A genomic stretch from Chloroflexota bacterium includes:
- a CDS encoding alpha/beta fold hydrolase → MSIRSRSAQALIAVASLAACSNPPSPSTAPSPSAAASASQPSPSASVAAGLPDVPEDALYHPSFDAIAASKPGEVLGVVELASPPATRAWFVVYGSTGLQGEPVAVTGIVLAPEAAPGESGYPIVAWAHGTTGIADECAPSKRGLSEIPAEVHDLVTQGYVVTATDYEGLGTGGIHPYLIGISEGRSVLDSIRAVQALRAANAGAEAVVIGHSQGGHAALWAAELAPSYASGLTLLGALAASPPTDLVAWDTWAFHEAAVGALDTVAAPLLLFGVWNAIYDAPLNFLTDSGRQSALAGRDACFPPPVVTTPYLRDPAEIPEWNNLLTRNSPGLALTGVPIRVVAPRADEAVQFDAQVAGVTTMCAIGDTVELQSVEGDHFSSVEGPTAWPNITTWISDRFADVEPVTTCAP, encoded by the coding sequence ATGTCGATCCGCTCGCGGTCCGCTCAGGCCCTGATCGCGGTCGCGTCCTTGGCTGCCTGTTCAAACCCGCCAAGCCCGAGCACCGCTCCGTCGCCATCGGCAGCCGCATCGGCCTCACAGCCTTCACCCTCCGCCTCCGTCGCAGCGGGCCTGCCCGACGTCCCGGAGGACGCCCTCTACCACCCGAGCTTCGACGCCATCGCGGCGAGCAAACCGGGCGAGGTCCTTGGCGTCGTCGAGCTCGCGTCGCCGCCTGCGACCCGAGCCTGGTTCGTGGTCTACGGCTCGACCGGACTGCAGGGGGAGCCGGTCGCAGTCACCGGGATCGTCCTTGCTCCGGAAGCAGCGCCCGGCGAGAGCGGCTACCCCATCGTGGCCTGGGCCCACGGGACGACCGGCATCGCCGATGAGTGCGCCCCGTCGAAACGTGGGCTCAGCGAGATCCCGGCCGAGGTCCACGATCTCGTCACCCAGGGCTACGTGGTGACGGCCACCGACTACGAGGGTCTCGGCACCGGTGGGATTCACCCGTACCTCATCGGCATCTCGGAAGGACGCTCAGTCCTCGATTCGATCCGGGCGGTCCAGGCCCTGCGGGCTGCCAACGCGGGCGCGGAGGCGGTCGTCATCGGTCATTCTCAGGGAGGACATGCCGCCCTTTGGGCTGCCGAGCTGGCGCCGAGCTACGCATCCGGACTGACGCTCCTGGGTGCATTGGCCGCCTCCCCGCCCACGGATCTCGTGGCATGGGACACCTGGGCCTTCCATGAGGCCGCTGTGGGAGCACTCGACACGGTGGCCGCCCCTTTGCTGCTGTTCGGGGTCTGGAACGCCATCTACGACGCCCCGCTCAACTTCCTGACCGATTCCGGGCGCCAATCGGCCCTGGCCGGGCGTGACGCTTGCTTCCCGCCGCCGGTCGTCACCACCCCGTACCTGCGTGACCCGGCCGAGATTCCCGAATGGAACAACCTGCTCACACGGAATTCACCGGGGTTGGCTCTGACCGGTGTCCCCATACGCGTCGTCGCACCCAGGGCCGATGAGGCCGTCCAGTTCGATGCCCAGGTGGCCGGGGTAACGACGATGTGCGCGATCGGCGACACCGTGGAGCTGCAATCGGTGGAGGGCGATCACTTCAGCAGCGTCGAGGGGCCAACCGCGTGGCCGAACATCACGACGTGGATCTCGGACCGGTTCGCCGATGTCGAGCCTGTCACCACCTGCGCCCCATGA
- a CDS encoding adenylate/guanylate cyclase domain-containing protein, which produces MRARLGRLVHRFISIADEATDDDDLRLRKRMGVVAGYILVVAALQLPVLSQGLALAWVMALTVPAFNAVNLAVLARTRRFERYAMVLILHVTLLPAFVEVALGGLGGASASIVFAFLGPVFAILALGPRRATAWFIFFLVVVVGVVLIDPLFSSTIEPHPYPQRLVFYVANLGIPLGIAFVLLRYTDLRRRAAEARSEELLTNAIPISIAARLKHGDEPIADTYPNTTVLFADLAGFTPWAQHTDPAEVVRFLDDLFSRFDALAATCGVEKIKTIGDSYMAVAGAPEPRSDHAEAAVALARGMLSVLDDVRRGTDLALDLRIGLASGPVVGGVIGQKRILFDLWGDTVNLASRMESSGIPGRIQLAPSTWELLRESPAYAFETREPIDIKGLGRMTTYLLH; this is translated from the coding sequence GTGAGGGCTCGCCTGGGCAGACTGGTTCATCGGTTCATATCGATCGCGGATGAAGCGACCGATGACGACGACCTCCGCCTGCGCAAGCGAATGGGCGTTGTCGCAGGGTACATCCTGGTCGTCGCTGCGCTCCAGCTGCCCGTGCTTTCCCAGGGGCTCGCATTGGCCTGGGTCATGGCGCTGACGGTGCCGGCGTTCAATGCGGTCAACCTTGCCGTGCTGGCTCGTACGCGACGCTTCGAACGCTACGCGATGGTGCTGATCCTGCACGTCACGTTGCTCCCCGCGTTCGTCGAAGTGGCGCTCGGCGGATTGGGGGGAGCCAGCGCCAGCATCGTGTTCGCCTTCCTTGGGCCGGTGTTCGCGATCCTCGCCCTGGGCCCGCGGCGCGCAACGGCATGGTTCATCTTCTTCCTCGTGGTCGTCGTTGGTGTCGTCCTGATCGACCCGCTCTTCAGCAGCACGATCGAGCCACACCCGTACCCGCAGCGGCTGGTCTTCTACGTTGCGAACCTCGGGATTCCGCTTGGCATCGCCTTCGTTCTCCTGCGCTATACGGATCTCCGTCGCCGCGCGGCCGAGGCCCGCTCGGAGGAGCTGCTGACCAATGCCATCCCGATCTCGATCGCCGCGCGGCTCAAGCACGGTGATGAGCCAATCGCGGATACCTACCCGAACACGACGGTCCTGTTTGCGGACCTGGCCGGCTTCACGCCCTGGGCGCAGCACACCGATCCCGCCGAGGTCGTCCGCTTCCTGGACGATCTGTTCAGCCGATTCGACGCCCTGGCTGCGACCTGCGGCGTCGAGAAGATCAAGACGATCGGCGACTCGTACATGGCCGTGGCAGGTGCCCCAGAGCCACGCTCGGATCACGCCGAAGCCGCCGTGGCGCTTGCACGCGGCATGCTGAGCGTCCTGGATGATGTGCGTCGCGGGACCGACCTGGCGTTGGACCTGCGCATCGGTCTGGCCAGCGGGCCAGTGGTGGGCGGGGTCATCGGCCAGAAGCGAATCCTGTTCGACCTGTGGGGCGACACCGTGAACCTCGCCTCGCGCATGGAATCGTCCGGGATACCGGGGCGAATCCAGCTCGCACCGTCGACCTGGGAACTGCTGCGCGAGTCTCCCGCCTACGCGTTCGAGACGCGGGAGCCGATCGATATCAAGGGGCTGGGCAGGATGACGACCTATCTGCTCCACTAG